The following proteins are co-located in the Larus michahellis chromosome 9, bLarMic1.1, whole genome shotgun sequence genome:
- the SYTL4 gene encoding synaptotagmin-like protein 4 isoform X8, translating to MGFVSVSQGQSLCLYLLACFCIVLETSLFISVSYLFAEIRMFPTPLLGFQLKREHKCKCGGPAWGGRVPWQWVEGLRGQSLCLCPLPSALPASPKPSCFACVPLLQRNPLPGVEVPLAFWCPWVPVGSPLCRCPVSSRRAGTRGSPHPVSAAASVGRAVSSRWLCSQPASHCVVRSRLPMERRVRLLWQAIPGAAMSEAVDLSFLSEAERDLILQVLQRDEELRKAEERRIRRLKNELLEIRRKGAKRGSQRYSERTCARCQQSLGRISPKANTCRGCNHFVCRDCRSYGPNSSWRCKVCSKEAELKKTTGDWFYDQRVNRFANRLGSDMVRLSLRYRSAASKRETVGQTLLQKAQLGEPKSSSTAQQQSPPAPREGPSLFPDASDPRDGKSDTESMENMSLDGYRSSPGGTRGRSNSLGRAAPLRDGKQVAVPAGPAASSLTLPLRSKNQLSDGRDATMGRHSSALVDEHETIFKKNPRRVVRPADYTKSVIDLRPEDLVGEGGSLGDRSKSVPGLNTELEEEEEDIDNLVEIHRQRVARGSMRSGTSSSTLGSMVSIYSEAGDFGNVAVTGGISFSLSYEQKTQTLFIHVKECRQLAYGDEGKKRSNPYVKTYLLPDKSRQGKRKTTIKRNTVNPLYNELLKYEINKSLLLARTLQFSVWHHDRFGRNTFLGEVEVPLDAWNFESHLEEFLPLHGKIGADAAGLHQYKGELVVSMKYIPSSKHPGAGNGRKGKMGEGGELQVWIKEAKNLTAAKSGGTSDSFVKGYLLPHKNKASKRKTPVVKKTLNPHYNHTFVYNDINPEDLQHICLELTVWDREPLSSNDFLGGVRLGVGNGMSNGQAVDWMDSTGEELNLWQKMRQYPGSWAEGTLQLRSTMAKLRP from the exons ATGGGCTTCGTTTCAGTGAGTCAGGGACAGTCTTTGTGCTTATATTTACTAGCGTGCTTTTGTATTGTACTGGAAACGAGTCTGTTCATCTCGGTTTCTTACCTTTTTGCAGAAATAAGGATGTTTCCCACCCCTCTTCTTGGCTTCCAGTTAAAACGCGAACACAAGTGCAAGTGTGGGGGTCCTGCCTGGGGAGGCCGGGTCCCCTGGCAGTGGGTGGAGGGGCTTAGGGGTCAAAGCCTCTGTCTGTGTCCTTTGCCCTCAGCTCTGCCTGCGAGCCCAAAGCCCTCTTGCTTTGCATGTGTACCCCTGTtgcagagaaaccccctgccTGGGGTGGAAGTCCCACTGGCCTTTTGGTGTCCCTGGGTCCCCGTGGGTTCTCCCCTGTGTCGGTGTCCCGTCTCCTCCCGCAGGGCTGGGACCCGTGGCTCTCCCCATCCTGTGTCAGCAGCCGCCAGCGTGGGCAGAGCCGTGTCCTCACGTTGGCTTTGCTCCCAGCCGGCCTCCCACTGTGTGGTGAGAAGCCGCCTTCCCATGGAG CGACGTGTCCGGCTCCTCTGGCAAGCGATCCCGGGTGCAGCGATGTCGGAGGCTGTGGATCTCTCCTTCCTGTCCGAGGCGGAGAGGGATTTGATCCTTCAGGTCCTGCAGCGCGACGAGGAGCTCCGCAAAGCGGAGGAGAGGAGAATCAG ACGGCTGAAGAACGAGCTGCTGGAGATCCGGCGCAAGGGGGCCAAGCGTGGCAGCCAGCGCTACAGTGAGCGGACGTGTGCCCgctgccagcagagcctgggcCGCATCAGCCCCAAAGCCAACACCTGCCGGGGCTGCAACCACTTCGTGTGTCGGGACTGCCGTTCCTATGGCCCCAATAGCTCCTGGCGCTGCAAAGTCTGCTCCAAGGAGGC cgaaCTGAAGAAGACGACGGGCGACTGGTTCTACGACCAGAGGGTCAACCGCTTCGCCAACCGGCTGGGCAGTGACATGGTGCGGCTGTCCCTGCGATACAGGTCGGCAG CCAGCAAAAGAGAGACCGTGGGACAAACCCTCCTCCAGAAAGCTCAGCTTGGCGAGCCCAAAAGCTcctccacagcccagcagcaaagccccccagcaccccgggaggGGCCCAG tTTGTTTCCGGATGCCTCAGACCCTCGGGATGGCAAAAGTGACACAGAGTCCATGGAAAACATGAGCCTGGATGGCTACAGATCTAGTCCTGGTGGCACGAGGGGCAG GAGTAACTCCTTGGGGAGAGCTGCCCCTCTCAGAGATGGAAAACAGGTTGCTGTGCCGGCAGGACCCGCTGCCTCCAGCCTGACCCTCCCTCTCCGCTCCAAGAACCAGCTCTCCGACGGACGG GATGCCACCATGGGAAGACACAGCAGCGCCTTGGTCGACGAGCATGAAACAATATTCAAGAAGAATCCCCGGCGGGTGGTGAGGCCTGCGG ACTATACCAAGTCGGTGATCGACCTGCGCCCGGAGGACTTAGTAGGGGAAGGTGGCTCATTGGGGGACAGGAGCAAGTCAGTCCCTGGCCTCAACACAGAGCTG gaggaggaggaggaggacatcgATAACCTGGTGGAGATCCATCGGCAGAGGGTGGCCCGGGGCAGCATGCGCAGCGGCACCTCTTCG AGCACGCTGGGGAGCATGGTCAGCATTTACAGCGAGGCCGGCGACTTTGGCAATGTGGCGGTCACCGGGGGAATCTCCTTCTCCCTGAGCTACGAGCAGAAGACGCAGACCTTGTTCATTCACGTGAAGGAGTGTCGCCAGCTGGCCTACGGGGACGAGGGCAAGAAGCGCTCCAACCc GTACGTGAAGACCTACCTCCTGCCTGACAAATCCCGGCAAGGGAAACGCAAGACGACCATCAAACGCAACACCGTCAACCCCCTGTACAATGAGCTGCTGAAG TATGAGATTAACAAGTCCCTGCTGCTTGCGAGGACGCTGCAGTTCTCGGTCTGGCACCATGATCGCTTTGGCCGCAACACCTTCCTGGGGGAGGTGGAGGTCCCGCTGGATGCCTGGAACTTCGAGAGCCACCTGGAGGAGTTTCTGCCCCTGCACGGCAAG ATTGGGGCGGATGCTGCTGGTCTTCACCAGTACAAGGGGGAACTGGTTGTCTCCATGAAGTACATCCCATCTTCCAAGCACCCTGGGGCCGGGAATGGCAGGAAGG GCAAAATGGGGGAAGGCGGTGAGCTCCAGGTCTGGATCAAAGAAGCCAAGAACCTCACGGCTGCCAAATCCGGGGGGACCTCCGACAGCTTTGTCAAGGG CTACCTCCTGCCGCACAAAAACAAAGCCTCCAAGAGGAAGACGCCCGTGGTGAAGAAGACCCTGAACCCTCATTACAACCACACCTTTGTCTACAACGACATCAACCCCGAGGACCTGCAGCACATCTGCCTGGAGCTGACGGTCTGGGACCGGGAGCCACTGTCCAGCAACGACTTCCTTGGGGGTGTCCGCCTGGGGGTGGGAAACG gCATGAGCAATGGGCAGGCTGTGGACTGGATGGACTCCACGGGTGAGGAGCTGAACCTGTGGCAGAAGATGCGTCAGTACCCGGGCTCCTGGGCGGAGGGGACGCTCCAGCTCCGCTCCACCATGGCCAAGCTGCGGCCGtag
- the SYTL4 gene encoding synaptotagmin-like protein 4 isoform X2 — MEARDVPIPVPALATELQFAQRLREHLEERQLLDGRYRLQEVPGGRVALPVLEEKLDQLRLPQEMPCRLVRIQDPVPSRAARRRTPAQKLRDELQRLLGESWSEELERDVPHTWQRHGDLVLLSEDSFGAALWEKLGPALWKTVASALGAQRLARRGRVLPDGMRSPNVTLLLGQDGWVEHVDNGIRYTFDVTKCMFSPGNITEKLRVASLPCSGEVLVDLYAGIGYFTLPYLVHAAAAFAHACEWNSHAVEALRRNLALNGVQDRCRVHHGDNRQRRVRLLWQAIPGAAMSEAVDLSFLSEAERDLILQVLQRDEELRKAEERRIRRLKNELLEIRRKGAKRGSQRYSERTCARCQQSLGRISPKANTCRGCNHFVCRDCRSYGPNSSWRCKVCSKEAELKKTTGDWFYDQRVNRFANRLGSDMVRLSLRYRSAASKRETVGQTLLQKAQLGEPKSSSTAQQQSPPAPREGPSLFPDASDPRDGKSDTESMENMSLDGYRSSPGGTRGRSNSLGRAAPLRDGKQVAVPAGPAASSLTLPLRSKNQLSDGRDATMGRHSSALVDEHETIFKKNPRRVVRPADYTKSVIDLRPEDLVGEGGSLGDRSKSVPGLNTELEEEEEDIDNLVEIHRQRVARGSMRSGTSSSTLGSMVSIYSEAGDFGNVAVTGGISFSLSYEQKTQTLFIHVKECRQLAYGDEGKKRSNPYVKTYLLPDKSRQGKRKTTIKRNTVNPLYNELLKYEINKSLLLARTLQFSVWHHDRFGRNTFLGEVEVPLDAWNFESHLEEFLPLHGKIGADAAGLHQYKGELVVSMKYIPSSKHPGAGNGRKGKMGEGGELQVWIKEAKNLTAAKSGGTSDSFVKGYLLPHKNKASKRKTPVVKKTLNPHYNHTFVYNDINPEDLQHICLELTVWDREPLSSNDFLGGVRLGVGNGMSNGQAVDWMDSTGEELNLWQKMRQYPGSWAEGTLQLRSTMAKLRP, encoded by the exons ATGGAGGCAAgggatgtccccatccctgtccctgcgcTGGCCACGGAGCTGCAGTTTGCCCAGCGCCTCAG GGAGCATTTGGAAGAGAGGCAGCTCCTAGATGGGCGCTACCGGCTGCAGGAGGTGCCAGGGGGCCGGGTGGCCCTGCCCGTGCTGGAGGAGAAGCTTGACcagctgcggctgccccaggAGATGCCCTGTAGGCTGGTCCGGATCCAG GACCCTGTCCCCTCCAGGGCAGCCCGCCGGCGGACGCCCGCCCAGAAGCTGCGGGATGAGCTCCAGCGGCTGCTGGGCGAGAGCTGGTCAGAGGAGCTGGAGCGCGACGTGCCCCACACCTGGCAGCGGCATGGGGACCTGGTCTTGCTGAGCGAGGACAGCTTCGGGGCTGCGCTATGGGAGAAACTGG GTCCAGCACTCTGGAAGACGGTCGCTTCGGCTCTGGGTGCCCAGCGGCTGGCCAGGAGAGGACGGGTGTTGCCGGATGGAATGCGGTCCCCCAATGTCACCCTGCTGCTGGGCCAGGACGGCTGGGTGGAGCACGTGGACAATGGGATCAG GTACACGTTCGATGTGACCAAGTGCATGTTCTCACCGGGCAACATCACAGAGAAGCTGCGGGTAGCCTCTCTGCCCTGCTCCGGGGAGGTCCTGGTGGATCTGTACGCAG GCATCGGCTATTTCACGCTGCCGTACCTGGTTCACGCAGCGGCTGCCTTCGCCCACGCCTGCGAGTGGAACAGCCACGCCGTGGAGGCCCTGCGGAGGAACCTGGCTCTGAATGGCGTGCAGGACCGCTGCCGTGTCCACCACGGGGACAACCGGCAG CGACGTGTCCGGCTCCTCTGGCAAGCGATCCCGGGTGCAGCGATGTCGGAGGCTGTGGATCTCTCCTTCCTGTCCGAGGCGGAGAGGGATTTGATCCTTCAGGTCCTGCAGCGCGACGAGGAGCTCCGCAAAGCGGAGGAGAGGAGAATCAG ACGGCTGAAGAACGAGCTGCTGGAGATCCGGCGCAAGGGGGCCAAGCGTGGCAGCCAGCGCTACAGTGAGCGGACGTGTGCCCgctgccagcagagcctgggcCGCATCAGCCCCAAAGCCAACACCTGCCGGGGCTGCAACCACTTCGTGTGTCGGGACTGCCGTTCCTATGGCCCCAATAGCTCCTGGCGCTGCAAAGTCTGCTCCAAGGAGGC cgaaCTGAAGAAGACGACGGGCGACTGGTTCTACGACCAGAGGGTCAACCGCTTCGCCAACCGGCTGGGCAGTGACATGGTGCGGCTGTCCCTGCGATACAGGTCGGCAG CCAGCAAAAGAGAGACCGTGGGACAAACCCTCCTCCAGAAAGCTCAGCTTGGCGAGCCCAAAAGCTcctccacagcccagcagcaaagccccccagcaccccgggaggGGCCCAG tTTGTTTCCGGATGCCTCAGACCCTCGGGATGGCAAAAGTGACACAGAGTCCATGGAAAACATGAGCCTGGATGGCTACAGATCTAGTCCTGGTGGCACGAGGGGCAG GAGTAACTCCTTGGGGAGAGCTGCCCCTCTCAGAGATGGAAAACAGGTTGCTGTGCCGGCAGGACCCGCTGCCTCCAGCCTGACCCTCCCTCTCCGCTCCAAGAACCAGCTCTCCGACGGACGG GATGCCACCATGGGAAGACACAGCAGCGCCTTGGTCGACGAGCATGAAACAATATTCAAGAAGAATCCCCGGCGGGTGGTGAGGCCTGCGG ACTATACCAAGTCGGTGATCGACCTGCGCCCGGAGGACTTAGTAGGGGAAGGTGGCTCATTGGGGGACAGGAGCAAGTCAGTCCCTGGCCTCAACACAGAGCTG gaggaggaggaggaggacatcgATAACCTGGTGGAGATCCATCGGCAGAGGGTGGCCCGGGGCAGCATGCGCAGCGGCACCTCTTCG AGCACGCTGGGGAGCATGGTCAGCATTTACAGCGAGGCCGGCGACTTTGGCAATGTGGCGGTCACCGGGGGAATCTCCTTCTCCCTGAGCTACGAGCAGAAGACGCAGACCTTGTTCATTCACGTGAAGGAGTGTCGCCAGCTGGCCTACGGGGACGAGGGCAAGAAGCGCTCCAACCc GTACGTGAAGACCTACCTCCTGCCTGACAAATCCCGGCAAGGGAAACGCAAGACGACCATCAAACGCAACACCGTCAACCCCCTGTACAATGAGCTGCTGAAG TATGAGATTAACAAGTCCCTGCTGCTTGCGAGGACGCTGCAGTTCTCGGTCTGGCACCATGATCGCTTTGGCCGCAACACCTTCCTGGGGGAGGTGGAGGTCCCGCTGGATGCCTGGAACTTCGAGAGCCACCTGGAGGAGTTTCTGCCCCTGCACGGCAAG ATTGGGGCGGATGCTGCTGGTCTTCACCAGTACAAGGGGGAACTGGTTGTCTCCATGAAGTACATCCCATCTTCCAAGCACCCTGGGGCCGGGAATGGCAGGAAGG GCAAAATGGGGGAAGGCGGTGAGCTCCAGGTCTGGATCAAAGAAGCCAAGAACCTCACGGCTGCCAAATCCGGGGGGACCTCCGACAGCTTTGTCAAGGG CTACCTCCTGCCGCACAAAAACAAAGCCTCCAAGAGGAAGACGCCCGTGGTGAAGAAGACCCTGAACCCTCATTACAACCACACCTTTGTCTACAACGACATCAACCCCGAGGACCTGCAGCACATCTGCCTGGAGCTGACGGTCTGGGACCGGGAGCCACTGTCCAGCAACGACTTCCTTGGGGGTGTCCGCCTGGGGGTGGGAAACG gCATGAGCAATGGGCAGGCTGTGGACTGGATGGACTCCACGGGTGAGGAGCTGAACCTGTGGCAGAAGATGCGTCAGTACCCGGGCTCCTGGGCGGAGGGGACGCTCCAGCTCCGCTCCACCATGGCCAAGCTGCGGCCGtag
- the SYTL4 gene encoding synaptotagmin-like protein 4 isoform X3 encodes MPCRLVRIQDPVPSRAARRRTPAQKLRDELQRLLGESWSEELERDVPHTWQRHGDLVLLSEDSFGAALWEKLGPALWKTVASALGAQRLARRGRVLPDGMRSPNVTLLLGQDGWVEHVDNGIRYTFDVTKCMFSPGNITEKLRVASLPCSGEVLVDLYAGIGYFTLPYLVHAAAAFAHACEWNSHAVEALRRNLALNGVQDRCRVHHGDNRQQRRVRLLWQAIPGAAMSEAVDLSFLSEAERDLILQVLQRDEELRKAEERRIRRLKNELLEIRRKGAKRGSQRYSERTCARCQQSLGRISPKANTCRGCNHFVCRDCRSYGPNSSWRCKVCSKEAELKKTTGDWFYDQRVNRFANRLGSDMVRLSLRYRSAASKRETVGQTLLQKAQLGEPKSSSTAQQQSPPAPREGPSLFPDASDPRDGKSDTESMENMSLDGYRSSPGGTRGRSNSLGRAAPLRDGKQVAVPAGPAASSLTLPLRSKNQLSDGRDATMGRHSSALVDEHETIFKKNPRRVVRPADYTKSVIDLRPEDLVGEGGSLGDRSKSVPGLNTELEEEEEDIDNLVEIHRQRVARGSMRSGTSSSTLGSMVSIYSEAGDFGNVAVTGGISFSLSYEQKTQTLFIHVKECRQLAYGDEGKKRSNPYVKTYLLPDKSRQGKRKTTIKRNTVNPLYNELLKYEINKSLLLARTLQFSVWHHDRFGRNTFLGEVEVPLDAWNFESHLEEFLPLHGKIGADAAGLHQYKGELVVSMKYIPSSKHPGAGNGRKGKMGEGGELQVWIKEAKNLTAAKSGGTSDSFVKGYLLPHKNKASKRKTPVVKKTLNPHYNHTFVYNDINPEDLQHICLELTVWDREPLSSNDFLGGVRLGVGNGMSNGQAVDWMDSTGEELNLWQKMRQYPGSWAEGTLQLRSTMAKLRP; translated from the exons ATGCCCTGTAGGCTGGTCCGGATCCAG GACCCTGTCCCCTCCAGGGCAGCCCGCCGGCGGACGCCCGCCCAGAAGCTGCGGGATGAGCTCCAGCGGCTGCTGGGCGAGAGCTGGTCAGAGGAGCTGGAGCGCGACGTGCCCCACACCTGGCAGCGGCATGGGGACCTGGTCTTGCTGAGCGAGGACAGCTTCGGGGCTGCGCTATGGGAGAAACTGG GTCCAGCACTCTGGAAGACGGTCGCTTCGGCTCTGGGTGCCCAGCGGCTGGCCAGGAGAGGACGGGTGTTGCCGGATGGAATGCGGTCCCCCAATGTCACCCTGCTGCTGGGCCAGGACGGCTGGGTGGAGCACGTGGACAATGGGATCAG GTACACGTTCGATGTGACCAAGTGCATGTTCTCACCGGGCAACATCACAGAGAAGCTGCGGGTAGCCTCTCTGCCCTGCTCCGGGGAGGTCCTGGTGGATCTGTACGCAG GCATCGGCTATTTCACGCTGCCGTACCTGGTTCACGCAGCGGCTGCCTTCGCCCACGCCTGCGAGTGGAACAGCCACGCCGTGGAGGCCCTGCGGAGGAACCTGGCTCTGAATGGCGTGCAGGACCGCTGCCGTGTCCACCACGGGGACAACCGGCAG CAGCGACGTGTCCGGCTCCTCTGGCAAGCGATCCCGGGTGCAGCGATGTCGGAGGCTGTGGATCTCTCCTTCCTGTCCGAGGCGGAGAGGGATTTGATCCTTCAGGTCCTGCAGCGCGACGAGGAGCTCCGCAAAGCGGAGGAGAGGAGAATCAG ACGGCTGAAGAACGAGCTGCTGGAGATCCGGCGCAAGGGGGCCAAGCGTGGCAGCCAGCGCTACAGTGAGCGGACGTGTGCCCgctgccagcagagcctgggcCGCATCAGCCCCAAAGCCAACACCTGCCGGGGCTGCAACCACTTCGTGTGTCGGGACTGCCGTTCCTATGGCCCCAATAGCTCCTGGCGCTGCAAAGTCTGCTCCAAGGAGGC cgaaCTGAAGAAGACGACGGGCGACTGGTTCTACGACCAGAGGGTCAACCGCTTCGCCAACCGGCTGGGCAGTGACATGGTGCGGCTGTCCCTGCGATACAGGTCGGCAG CCAGCAAAAGAGAGACCGTGGGACAAACCCTCCTCCAGAAAGCTCAGCTTGGCGAGCCCAAAAGCTcctccacagcccagcagcaaagccccccagcaccccgggaggGGCCCAG tTTGTTTCCGGATGCCTCAGACCCTCGGGATGGCAAAAGTGACACAGAGTCCATGGAAAACATGAGCCTGGATGGCTACAGATCTAGTCCTGGTGGCACGAGGGGCAG GAGTAACTCCTTGGGGAGAGCTGCCCCTCTCAGAGATGGAAAACAGGTTGCTGTGCCGGCAGGACCCGCTGCCTCCAGCCTGACCCTCCCTCTCCGCTCCAAGAACCAGCTCTCCGACGGACGG GATGCCACCATGGGAAGACACAGCAGCGCCTTGGTCGACGAGCATGAAACAATATTCAAGAAGAATCCCCGGCGGGTGGTGAGGCCTGCGG ACTATACCAAGTCGGTGATCGACCTGCGCCCGGAGGACTTAGTAGGGGAAGGTGGCTCATTGGGGGACAGGAGCAAGTCAGTCCCTGGCCTCAACACAGAGCTG gaggaggaggaggaggacatcgATAACCTGGTGGAGATCCATCGGCAGAGGGTGGCCCGGGGCAGCATGCGCAGCGGCACCTCTTCG AGCACGCTGGGGAGCATGGTCAGCATTTACAGCGAGGCCGGCGACTTTGGCAATGTGGCGGTCACCGGGGGAATCTCCTTCTCCCTGAGCTACGAGCAGAAGACGCAGACCTTGTTCATTCACGTGAAGGAGTGTCGCCAGCTGGCCTACGGGGACGAGGGCAAGAAGCGCTCCAACCc GTACGTGAAGACCTACCTCCTGCCTGACAAATCCCGGCAAGGGAAACGCAAGACGACCATCAAACGCAACACCGTCAACCCCCTGTACAATGAGCTGCTGAAG TATGAGATTAACAAGTCCCTGCTGCTTGCGAGGACGCTGCAGTTCTCGGTCTGGCACCATGATCGCTTTGGCCGCAACACCTTCCTGGGGGAGGTGGAGGTCCCGCTGGATGCCTGGAACTTCGAGAGCCACCTGGAGGAGTTTCTGCCCCTGCACGGCAAG ATTGGGGCGGATGCTGCTGGTCTTCACCAGTACAAGGGGGAACTGGTTGTCTCCATGAAGTACATCCCATCTTCCAAGCACCCTGGGGCCGGGAATGGCAGGAAGG GCAAAATGGGGGAAGGCGGTGAGCTCCAGGTCTGGATCAAAGAAGCCAAGAACCTCACGGCTGCCAAATCCGGGGGGACCTCCGACAGCTTTGTCAAGGG CTACCTCCTGCCGCACAAAAACAAAGCCTCCAAGAGGAAGACGCCCGTGGTGAAGAAGACCCTGAACCCTCATTACAACCACACCTTTGTCTACAACGACATCAACCCCGAGGACCTGCAGCACATCTGCCTGGAGCTGACGGTCTGGGACCGGGAGCCACTGTCCAGCAACGACTTCCTTGGGGGTGTCCGCCTGGGGGTGGGAAACG gCATGAGCAATGGGCAGGCTGTGGACTGGATGGACTCCACGGGTGAGGAGCTGAACCTGTGGCAGAAGATGCGTCAGTACCCGGGCTCCTGGGCGGAGGGGACGCTCCAGCTCCGCTCCACCATGGCCAAGCTGCGGCCGtag
- the SYTL4 gene encoding synaptotagmin-like protein 4 isoform X7 yields the protein MECGPPMSPCCWARTAGWSTWTMGSGIGYFTLPYLVHAAAAFAHACEWNSHAVEALRRNLALNGVQDRCRVHHGDNRQRRVRLLWQAIPGAAMSEAVDLSFLSEAERDLILQVLQRDEELRKAEERRIRRLKNELLEIRRKGAKRGSQRYSERTCARCQQSLGRISPKANTCRGCNHFVCRDCRSYGPNSSWRCKVCSKEAELKKTTGDWFYDQRVNRFANRLGSDMVRLSLRYRSAASKRETVGQTLLQKAQLGEPKSSSTAQQQSPPAPREGPSLFPDASDPRDGKSDTESMENMSLDGYRSSPGGTRGRSNSLGRAAPLRDGKQVAVPAGPAASSLTLPLRSKNQLSDGRDATMGRHSSALVDEHETIFKKNPRRVVRPADYTKSVIDLRPEDLVGEGGSLGDRSKSVPGLNTELEEEEEDIDNLVEIHRQRVARGSMRSGTSSSTLGSMVSIYSEAGDFGNVAVTGGISFSLSYEQKTQTLFIHVKECRQLAYGDEGKKRSNPYVKTYLLPDKSRQGKRKTTIKRNTVNPLYNELLKYEINKSLLLARTLQFSVWHHDRFGRNTFLGEVEVPLDAWNFESHLEEFLPLHGKIGADAAGLHQYKGELVVSMKYIPSSKHPGAGNGRKGKMGEGGELQVWIKEAKNLTAAKSGGTSDSFVKGYLLPHKNKASKRKTPVVKKTLNPHYNHTFVYNDINPEDLQHICLELTVWDREPLSSNDFLGGVRLGVGNGMSNGQAVDWMDSTGEELNLWQKMRQYPGSWAEGTLQLRSTMAKLRP from the exons ATGGAATGCGGTCCCCCAATGTCACCCTGCTGCTGGGCCAGGACGGCTGGGTGGAGCACGTGGACAATGGGATCAG GCATCGGCTATTTCACGCTGCCGTACCTGGTTCACGCAGCGGCTGCCTTCGCCCACGCCTGCGAGTGGAACAGCCACGCCGTGGAGGCCCTGCGGAGGAACCTGGCTCTGAATGGCGTGCAGGACCGCTGCCGTGTCCACCACGGGGACAACCGGCAG CGACGTGTCCGGCTCCTCTGGCAAGCGATCCCGGGTGCAGCGATGTCGGAGGCTGTGGATCTCTCCTTCCTGTCCGAGGCGGAGAGGGATTTGATCCTTCAGGTCCTGCAGCGCGACGAGGAGCTCCGCAAAGCGGAGGAGAGGAGAATCAG ACGGCTGAAGAACGAGCTGCTGGAGATCCGGCGCAAGGGGGCCAAGCGTGGCAGCCAGCGCTACAGTGAGCGGACGTGTGCCCgctgccagcagagcctgggcCGCATCAGCCCCAAAGCCAACACCTGCCGGGGCTGCAACCACTTCGTGTGTCGGGACTGCCGTTCCTATGGCCCCAATAGCTCCTGGCGCTGCAAAGTCTGCTCCAAGGAGGC cgaaCTGAAGAAGACGACGGGCGACTGGTTCTACGACCAGAGGGTCAACCGCTTCGCCAACCGGCTGGGCAGTGACATGGTGCGGCTGTCCCTGCGATACAGGTCGGCAG CCAGCAAAAGAGAGACCGTGGGACAAACCCTCCTCCAGAAAGCTCAGCTTGGCGAGCCCAAAAGCTcctccacagcccagcagcaaagccccccagcaccccgggaggGGCCCAG tTTGTTTCCGGATGCCTCAGACCCTCGGGATGGCAAAAGTGACACAGAGTCCATGGAAAACATGAGCCTGGATGGCTACAGATCTAGTCCTGGTGGCACGAGGGGCAG GAGTAACTCCTTGGGGAGAGCTGCCCCTCTCAGAGATGGAAAACAGGTTGCTGTGCCGGCAGGACCCGCTGCCTCCAGCCTGACCCTCCCTCTCCGCTCCAAGAACCAGCTCTCCGACGGACGG GATGCCACCATGGGAAGACACAGCAGCGCCTTGGTCGACGAGCATGAAACAATATTCAAGAAGAATCCCCGGCGGGTGGTGAGGCCTGCGG ACTATACCAAGTCGGTGATCGACCTGCGCCCGGAGGACTTAGTAGGGGAAGGTGGCTCATTGGGGGACAGGAGCAAGTCAGTCCCTGGCCTCAACACAGAGCTG gaggaggaggaggaggacatcgATAACCTGGTGGAGATCCATCGGCAGAGGGTGGCCCGGGGCAGCATGCGCAGCGGCACCTCTTCG AGCACGCTGGGGAGCATGGTCAGCATTTACAGCGAGGCCGGCGACTTTGGCAATGTGGCGGTCACCGGGGGAATCTCCTTCTCCCTGAGCTACGAGCAGAAGACGCAGACCTTGTTCATTCACGTGAAGGAGTGTCGCCAGCTGGCCTACGGGGACGAGGGCAAGAAGCGCTCCAACCc GTACGTGAAGACCTACCTCCTGCCTGACAAATCCCGGCAAGGGAAACGCAAGACGACCATCAAACGCAACACCGTCAACCCCCTGTACAATGAGCTGCTGAAG TATGAGATTAACAAGTCCCTGCTGCTTGCGAGGACGCTGCAGTTCTCGGTCTGGCACCATGATCGCTTTGGCCGCAACACCTTCCTGGGGGAGGTGGAGGTCCCGCTGGATGCCTGGAACTTCGAGAGCCACCTGGAGGAGTTTCTGCCCCTGCACGGCAAG ATTGGGGCGGATGCTGCTGGTCTTCACCAGTACAAGGGGGAACTGGTTGTCTCCATGAAGTACATCCCATCTTCCAAGCACCCTGGGGCCGGGAATGGCAGGAAGG GCAAAATGGGGGAAGGCGGTGAGCTCCAGGTCTGGATCAAAGAAGCCAAGAACCTCACGGCTGCCAAATCCGGGGGGACCTCCGACAGCTTTGTCAAGGG CTACCTCCTGCCGCACAAAAACAAAGCCTCCAAGAGGAAGACGCCCGTGGTGAAGAAGACCCTGAACCCTCATTACAACCACACCTTTGTCTACAACGACATCAACCCCGAGGACCTGCAGCACATCTGCCTGGAGCTGACGGTCTGGGACCGGGAGCCACTGTCCAGCAACGACTTCCTTGGGGGTGTCCGCCTGGGGGTGGGAAACG gCATGAGCAATGGGCAGGCTGTGGACTGGATGGACTCCACGGGTGAGGAGCTGAACCTGTGGCAGAAGATGCGTCAGTACCCGGGCTCCTGGGCGGAGGGGACGCTCCAGCTCCGCTCCACCATGGCCAAGCTGCGGCCGtag